Proteins encoded within one genomic window of Siniperca chuatsi isolate FFG_IHB_CAS linkage group LG4, ASM2008510v1, whole genome shotgun sequence:
- the LOC122874676 gene encoding cytosolic 5'-nucleotidase 1A isoform X1 — MVSTIRNTDVKQKDADRAVVVAVTSRALFKCGADDGGEVYGEGVAFPLLQALQRVNERLLEENPAESLLFDVILITTNSQQQQQSSRIISSTRHYGLEVGRFCFSSEEDFIKSLLKNNVQLFLSTDRNEAQRASQKGVLSALLDQQTAFCPSEQLRVMFCGDAVIRPDTGPMPASRQAAQSFSAQLGKMRGRFSMLESPLSIVLVTSRGGRESCGGALRALRSRGLSVDEAYSLAGAPRGPILSVLRPHFLLSDGFSSLEE; from the exons ATGGTCTCCACGATCCGGAACACAGACGTGAAGCAG AAAGATGCTGATCGCGCAGTGGTTGTCGCGGTAACGTCTCGTGCACTGTTTAAATGTGGagctgatgatggtggtgaagTGTACGGCGAGGGCGTGGCTTTCCCGCTGCTGCAG GCGCTACAGAGAGTGAATGAACGTCTGCTGGAGGAGAATCCTGCTGAGTCGCTGCTGTTTGATGTCATCCTGATCACCACCAACagccagcaacagcagcagagctccCGCATCATCTCCAGCACCCGACATTACG GTCTCGAAGTCGGCAGGTTCTGTTTTTCCAGCGAGGAGGATTTCATCAAGAGTTTACTGAAAAATAACGTGCAGCTCTTCCTGTCAACAGACAGAAACGAGGCGCAGCGGGCATCACAGAAAG GTGTTCTCTCGGCGCTGCTGGACCAGCAGACGGCTTTCTGTCCGTCAGAGCAGCTCAGAGTCATGTTCTGCGGGGACGCCGTCATCCGGCCCGACACTGGCCCAATGCCGGCGAGCCGTCAGGCTGCTCAG AGTTTCTCGGCTCAGCTGGGCAAGATGCGGGGGAGGTTCAGCATGTTGGAGAGCCCCCTCAGCATCGTCCTGGTGACGTCGCGCGGCGGCAGGGAAAGCTGCGGCGGCGCCCTGCGAGCTCTGCGGTCCCGCGGCTTGAGCGTGGACGAAGCGTACAGCCTGGCCGGGGCCCCACGGGGCCCCATCCTGTCCGTGCTCCGACCTCACTTCCTGCTCAGTGATGGCTTCAGCAGCCTGGAGGAGTGA
- the LOC122874676 gene encoding cytosolic 5'-nucleotidase 1B isoform X3, which produces MVSTIRNTDVKQALQRVNERLLEENPAESLLFDVILITTNSQQQQQSSRIISSTRHYGLEVGRFCFSSEEDFIKSLLKNNVQLFLSTDRNEAQRASQKGVLSALLDQQTAFCPSEQLRVMFCGDAVIRPDTGPMPASRQAAQSFSAQLGKMRGRFSMLESPLSIVLVTSRGGRESCGGALRALRSRGLSVDEAYSLAGAPRGPILSVLRPHFLLSDGFSSLEE; this is translated from the exons ATGGTCTCCACGATCCGGAACACAGACGTGAAGCAG GCGCTACAGAGAGTGAATGAACGTCTGCTGGAGGAGAATCCTGCTGAGTCGCTGCTGTTTGATGTCATCCTGATCACCACCAACagccagcaacagcagcagagctccCGCATCATCTCCAGCACCCGACATTACG GTCTCGAAGTCGGCAGGTTCTGTTTTTCCAGCGAGGAGGATTTCATCAAGAGTTTACTGAAAAATAACGTGCAGCTCTTCCTGTCAACAGACAGAAACGAGGCGCAGCGGGCATCACAGAAAG GTGTTCTCTCGGCGCTGCTGGACCAGCAGACGGCTTTCTGTCCGTCAGAGCAGCTCAGAGTCATGTTCTGCGGGGACGCCGTCATCCGGCCCGACACTGGCCCAATGCCGGCGAGCCGTCAGGCTGCTCAG AGTTTCTCGGCTCAGCTGGGCAAGATGCGGGGGAGGTTCAGCATGTTGGAGAGCCCCCTCAGCATCGTCCTGGTGACGTCGCGCGGCGGCAGGGAAAGCTGCGGCGGCGCCCTGCGAGCTCTGCGGTCCCGCGGCTTGAGCGTGGACGAAGCGTACAGCCTGGCCGGGGCCCCACGGGGCCCCATCCTGTCCGTGCTCCGACCTCACTTCCTGCTCAGTGATGGCTTCAGCAGCCTGGAGGAGTGA
- the LOC122874676 gene encoding cytosolic 5'-nucleotidase 1A isoform X2 yields MQDLSPLQKDADRAVVVAVTSRALFKCGADDGGEVYGEGVAFPLLQALQRVNERLLEENPAESLLFDVILITTNSQQQQQSSRIISSTRHYGLEVGRFCFSSEEDFIKSLLKNNVQLFLSTDRNEAQRASQKGVLSALLDQQTAFCPSEQLRVMFCGDAVIRPDTGPMPASRQAAQSFSAQLGKMRGRFSMLESPLSIVLVTSRGGRESCGGALRALRSRGLSVDEAYSLAGAPRGPILSVLRPHFLLSDGFSSLEE; encoded by the exons ATGCAGGATCTGTCTCCTCTGCAGAAAGATGCTGATCGCGCAGTGGTTGTCGCGGTAACGTCTCGTGCACTGTTTAAATGTGGagctgatgatggtggtgaagTGTACGGCGAGGGCGTGGCTTTCCCGCTGCTGCAG GCGCTACAGAGAGTGAATGAACGTCTGCTGGAGGAGAATCCTGCTGAGTCGCTGCTGTTTGATGTCATCCTGATCACCACCAACagccagcaacagcagcagagctccCGCATCATCTCCAGCACCCGACATTACG GTCTCGAAGTCGGCAGGTTCTGTTTTTCCAGCGAGGAGGATTTCATCAAGAGTTTACTGAAAAATAACGTGCAGCTCTTCCTGTCAACAGACAGAAACGAGGCGCAGCGGGCATCACAGAAAG GTGTTCTCTCGGCGCTGCTGGACCAGCAGACGGCTTTCTGTCCGTCAGAGCAGCTCAGAGTCATGTTCTGCGGGGACGCCGTCATCCGGCCCGACACTGGCCCAATGCCGGCGAGCCGTCAGGCTGCTCAG AGTTTCTCGGCTCAGCTGGGCAAGATGCGGGGGAGGTTCAGCATGTTGGAGAGCCCCCTCAGCATCGTCCTGGTGACGTCGCGCGGCGGCAGGGAAAGCTGCGGCGGCGCCCTGCGAGCTCTGCGGTCCCGCGGCTTGAGCGTGGACGAAGCGTACAGCCTGGCCGGGGCCCCACGGGGCCCCATCCTGTCCGTGCTCCGACCTCACTTCCTGCTCAGTGATGGCTTCAGCAGCCTGGAGGAGTGA
- the LOC122874675 gene encoding GRAM domain-containing protein 4-like: MRKHLDRIRFRGQRRDEFLDLAESPNTSDTECTEEFVIKPRVSVRELEELREAEGEQQSDAQAGPGSFSAALQEDQRTDLNEVKGHLEIALLEKHFLQEELRKLKEESNVDSMRQELERERSRCNELEQKINDILRSSLEDSPSQTPKAPPPPAPPPAVSGTDKQKDTLSNSFLKWLYDRFGVYIEDFRFQPEEQTVETEEPLSAKRLTENMRRLKRGFKPVTNFKRNLTALSSWYSVYTSAIAFIVYMYAAWHGWAIPMFLFLAIIRLSLNYLIARGWRIQWSIVPEVSEPVEPPKEDLTVSEKFQLVLDVAQKAQNLFGKMANILEKIKNLFMWVQPELTQKLYVGLLVAFISSCLLPYKLLGFFIGVYAGIKFFIIDFIFKSCPKLRQRYDTPYIIWTNLPTDLQLKERSSNTTSRRVPVSGGRSTLGAAAPLGVSRDEDGGRYYSTKRGAFHEVFNLPESERPLTVCENGWRCCLINRDRKTPTDYIRNGVLYVTEKHLCFESSSSRSGSSKRNKVIKLKDITDIQKYKVLSVLPGSGMGISIATPSTLKPMVFGAMIHRDEAFDVINTQYLKIVTMATATNPEP; encoded by the exons ATGCGGAAGCATCTGGACAGGATCCGGTTCCGGGGCCAGAGACGAGACGAGTTCCTGGATCTGGCCGAGTCGCCCAACACGTCTGACACAGAATGCACTGAGGAGTTTGTGATTAAACCCCGCGTCTCTGTCAGAGAGTTGGAGGAGCTGAGGGAGGCGGagggagagcagcagagtgacgctcag gCTGGTCCAGGATCATTTTCTGCAGCTCTCCAAGAAGACCAGAGGACAGATCTCAacgaggtcaaaggtcacctaGAAATCGCCTTGTTAGAGAAACACTTCTTAC aggaggagctgaggaaaCTTAAAGAGGAGTCCAACGTGGATTCAATGAGACAGGAGCTGGAGAGGGAGCGCAGCAGATGCAACGAGCTGGAGCAGAAGATCAACGACATCTTGAGATCcag TCTTGAAGACTCACCTTCTCAGACACCTAAAGCCCCGCCCCCACCCGCTCCCCCACCGGCAGTCAGCGGTACAG ACAAACAGAAGGACACTCTGTCCAACAGCTTCCTGAAATGGCTTTATGATCGTTTTGGCGTTTATATCGAGGACTTCCGCTTCCAACCGGAGGAGCAGACGGTGGAGACGGAGGAGCCGCTGAGTGCCAAGAG GTTGACTGAAAACATGAGACGGCTCA AACGAGGATTCAAACCTGTGACCAACTTCAAGAGGAACCTTACTGCCTTATCCAGCTGGTACTCCGTCTACACATCGGCCATTGCCTTCATT GTCTACATGTATGCAGCGTGGCATGGCTGGGCCATCCCCATGTTCCTGTTCCTCGCCATCATCCGCTTGTCCTTGAATTACCTCATCGCCAG AGGCTGGAGGATCCAGTGGAGCATCGTACCTGAAGTCTCAGAGCCCGTG gaGCCTCCTAAAGAAGACCTGACTGTGTCGGAGAAGTTCCAGCTGGTTCTGGACGTCGCTCAGAAAGCTCAG AATCTGTTTGGGAAGATGGCCAACATCCTggagaaaataaagaa tCTGTTCATGTGGGTTCAGCCAGAGTTGACTCAGAAGCTGTACGTTGGTCTGTTGGTGgccttcatctcctcctgcCTGCTGCCGTACAAACTGCTGGGATTCTTCATAG gtgTATACGCAGGTATAAAGTTCTTCATCATCGACTTCATCTTTAAGAGTTGTCCCAAGCTGAGGCAACGCTATGACACCCCCTACATCATCTGGACCAATTTACCCACCGACCTGCAGCTGAAGGAGCGCAGCAGCAACACCACCAGCAGACGG GTTCCTGTGTCCGGGGGCCGAAGCACCTTAGGCGCTGCAGCTCCTCTGGGTGTCAGCCGGGACGAGGACGGAGGACGATACTACAGCACCAAGAGAGGAGCTTTTCACGAAGTCTTCAACCTGCCGGAGAGTGAGCGCCCTCTGACAG TGTGTGAGAACGGCTGGCGCTGCTGCCTCATCaacagagacaggaagacaCCGACAGACTACATCCGCAACGGAGTCCTCTACGTCACTGAGAA gCATCTGTGTTTCGAGAGCTCCAGCTCCAGGTCTGGATCCTCCAAGAGGAACAAAGTCATCAAACTCAAAGACATCACCGACATCCAGAAG TACAAAGTTCTGTCTGTGCTTCCTGGTTCTGGGATGGGTATCTCCATAGCGACGCCATCCACCCTGAAG CCGATGGTGTTCGGTGCGATGATCCACAGAGACGAGGCCTTCGACGTCATCAACACTCAGTACCTGAAGATCGTTACCATGGCTACAGCCACCAACCCAGAGCCATAG